The Henckelia pumila isolate YLH828 chromosome 2, ASM3356847v2, whole genome shotgun sequence genome includes a window with the following:
- the LOC140877906 gene encoding uncharacterized protein, translated as MGKSCKGKAVQAEANPVTQLTEKMRGIRLIISLFQELRPQKFFGNEGSEKTASWLKSLNNMFNGLEYPDEIRLKLVPFQLKDRAQLWWETTTETLSASGEKITWKVFRTEFAQEYAPPSYYSAKEDEFNLLVQGNKSVAEYASQFSALMPYVPHVAKNDRSKLSHFLKGLTQTIHTLVTIGTPSTYMKVVEKAKKIEESLLRGEPQSIPASVPQGAGSSSQTPMGFSGTCFICGQVGHLARACPNAGRQQSQPQQFGQFPGRPSFRPYAPVPQFAPTQPYVPVQPTHQPRYPYSQSQQRFSGPQQAQVHATTQDQAQDAPGGVIAVSAMEMFRLLSIGNEGFMIYALDVTKEEKLKVSDIPVVKDFPDVFSDEISSFPPQREIDLSIELMSGTSPIFRAPYRLAPAELKELKT; from the exons ATGGGTAAATCCTGCAAGGGAAAAGCTGTCCAGGCTGAGGCTAATCCAGTTACCCAATTGACTGAGAAAATGAGAGGAATACGATTAATAATTTCTCTATTTCAGGAGTTGCGTCCTCAAAAGTTCTTTGGCAATGAAGGAAGTGAGAAAACTGCTAGTTGGTTGAAAAGTCTCAATAATATGTTTAATGGACTAGAGTATCCTGATGAAATTCGATTGAAGTTAGTTCCATTTCAACTTAAAGATCGAGCGCAACTTTGGTGGGAAACGACGACAGAAACACTTTCTGCTTCTGGTGAAAAGATTACATGGAAAGTATTTCGTACTGAATTTGCACAGGAATATGCACCACCATCATACTATTCTGCTAAggaagatgaatttaatctgttggtgcaagGCAATAAATCTGTTGCTGAATATGCTTCTCAGTTTTCTGCTCTTATGCCTTATGTCCCACACGTTGCAAAGAATGATCGGTCAAAGCTTTCACACTTTCTGAAGGGGCTTACACAAACTATCCACACGTTGGTAACTATTGGAACTCCATCAACTTATATGAAAGTCGTAGAAAAGGCAAAAAAGATTGAAGAAAGTCTACTCAGGGGTGAACCACAATCAATTCCAGCATCTGTTCCTCAAGGAGCTGGAAGCAGTTCACAGACACCGATGG GATTTTCAGGGACTTGTTTTATCTGTGGTCAGGTTGGACATTTGGCCAGAGCGTGTCCAAATGCGGGAAGACAACAGTCTCAACCACAACAATTTGGTCAGTTTCCTGGAAGACCATCGTTCAGGCCATATGCTCCTGTACCGCAATTTGCTCCTACACAGCCTTATGTTCCGGTACAGCCAACGCATCAGCCTAGGTATCCATATTCTCAGAGTCAGCAGCGTTTTTCAGGTCCACAGCAGGCTCAAGTGCATGCCACGACTCAGGATCAGGCACAAGATGCACCTGGGGGAGTTATTGcag TATCGGCAATGGAAATGTTTAGATTATTGTcgataggaaatgaaggatttatgatttatgctctTGATGTGACGAAGGAGGAGAAATTGAAAGTTTCAGATATTCCTGTCGTCAAggattttcctgatgtattttCTGATGAGATTTCGAGTTTTCCGCCTCAGAGGGAAATAGATCTGAGCATTGAGTTGATGTCAGGGACAAGTCCTATTTTCCGAGCCccatatcgattagctccagcagaattgaaagaacttaaGACATAA